Sequence from the Nocardia brasiliensis genome:
CAGGAACAGCCTGTCGCGACTCGCGACGGCATCGCCGTATCCTACGTCAGCTTTCTGCTGCCGCTACCGGCGAGTGCCGCACCGCATCCGGCGTCGTGTGAACGCACCGGGTACCTGCGCTACCGCGCCGTCGGCAGCCCGCAGGACGCGCGGGACGCGGATGCCGTCGTGGTGCAGCAGGCCGGAATGATCGGCGGCGCAGTCAATTCCGACGGTGTCGCGGCGAATACCGTGCGTTCGGCCAAGTCACTCGGTCGCAACGTCGAATTCTGGGCGCTGGCCCGGCGCGGGTCCTGTTTGGATGAGACAGTCGGTTTCGATTACGCGCTCGAGACCGGCAACTACTTGGACGCGGTCGACTACTACTTCAACGGCAAGCCGATCGAGGGCCGCACTTTCCCCGGCTTCAAGACCTCGGCCGAGCTGCCGATCCTGGACGCGTTCGGCGTGGAGCGAGTGGTTCGCGACCAGTACGAGATCATGCTGCACGAATTGCCGGATCAGGCTGAGCGGCAACGTAAATACGTGTGCACCGGCATCTCGATGGGCGGGCTCGTCACCGGGTTCTTCTCGGACTGGGACTTCGACGGCAACCCGGCCACGCAGGCCGACGCGGGTTACAACCAGTGCGCCGCCTTCGCCGCACAGGATTCCATGGTGTCCTCCGACCCGGCCGCGATCCAGAACACTCCGTTCTTCCGCGACGTCACCGAGGCCATCACCGGCCCGGCGAACGGAGTTCTCAAAGCCGGTTTCGACAGCGGTGTGCTGCCGATGCGCACGCTCGGGCCGATGCCGGTGATCGGCACCAAAGCGATGCTGCTCTATCGATTGGCCGGACTCGCCGCGCATTTGGAGCCGGACGCGGAAAGCCAACTGCTGGCCCACATCCACGATCCCGAGCTCGAGGCGACGCTCACCACGCTGTTCAGCCCGAGCTGGGCGGCCACCGTCACGGGCGGGGCGAGCGGTGAGGGCACCATCCGGGACTACCGGTTCACCAACGCGGCGTTGCTCGGCACCCTGATCGACAACAACTCCGGCAATTTCGCGCTGCTGCAGCAGGGGCTCGGCGCACTGTCCGGCGGACCGGTGGCCGAGAAGACGTTCCCGAATCACGGTGGTCTGACCCAGGTTCCGGTGCTCGGCAACTACCTGCGGATGAGCGCCGGACCGCAGACCAGGATGGGGCCGACCGACCGCACCGCGCTGTATACGTGGCGCAACTACAACGACGTCGTCGGTGTCCCGTGGACCGCCCCGAATCGGGAGACCGCCGACATCCACGAGGTGGCACGGCAATTGGGCACCGGCTGGCCGAGCGCTTACTGGGAGACCTACTTCCCGTTGCGGATCATCGTCGACATCGCCGCCGGGTTCGGCGGCGCACGCACCGGCGACATGGTGAACCTGCGCTACCACAACATGAGTCGCACCAAACCGAACTTCATCGCCTACGCCGGCGACAGCGTCGTCCAATACGGTGTCGGCACTTGGCTGCCCGCCCCGCCGACGGCCCAGGTCGAACAACTCCCCGGCTACACCCACGTGGACACGATCGGCGCCGCGGCCGTGCAGAACAACGGAAAACCGGACTACAGCGGGCAATATCTCGCCGAGTTCATCCGGGGTTTGACCCCGTAGTCGTCGGTGACCGGGCGCCGGACCGCCCTGGTCACCGACGCCGGGCGCGCCTTCGTCTCGGGCTGCCCGGTGCTCGTCCTGGGCGGCGGTGTGGGCAGCGCCGCCGCCCAGGCCACGGCGGCCGCTTCGAGCAGTCCCGCCGATGACACAATCTTCGGATGGCCGCCCCCAGAACTGTCTCACCCCAACGAATCTCGGCGATGCTGGCGTCCTGCGGCGACTTCGAACTGGTCGAACTGGTCGACACCGGTCGTGTCATCAACGTGGGCGTGGGCGGCGGCGCGACGCTTATCGAGGTCGACGGGGTGCCGGTCTTCGCCAAGCGTATCCCGTTGACCGACCGGGAACTGGCCGAGCCCGGTTCCACCGCGAACCTATTCGATCTACCGATGTTCTGCCAGTACGGAATCGGCGGCCCAGGCTTCAACGCCTGGCGCGAACTGGCTGCCAACATCATCGTCACCGACGCCGTGCTGGCCGGCGAGACGCGCTCGTTTCCGATCCTCTACCACTGGCGGGTCCTGCCCGGCCGCGCACCGATCGCCGACGAGCACGCCGATATAGACGCGGTGGTCACTGCGCAGGGCAACAGTCCGGCCGTGCGTGCCCGCCTCGAGGCGCTGGCCGCCGCACCGAGCAGCCTGGTGTTGTTCTCCGAGTACATTCCACATCCGATAACCGACTGGCTGCGCGAAGACCCCGCCGGTAAAGCGGCCGCGGTCGAGGAGCAGTTCTCCGAGATTGTGACGTTCCTGCGCGATCGCGGGTTGCTGCACATGGACGGACATTTCGGCAACATGCGCACCGATACCGAGCGGATCTATCTGACCGACTTCGGGCTGGCTCTCTCGGCGGACTTCGACCTGTCCGACAGCGAACGTCTCTTCGTCGAACAACACGCCTGCTACGACGCCGATTACGCCGCGATGCGTCTCGTCAACTGGCTGGTGACCGATATCCCGATGCTGCCCAGCGGCAGTCCGATCACCCGCAACGAGTACGTACTCCAGTGCGCCGGTGGGCATATCCCGCCGGACGTGCCACCGGCGATCGCCGCGATCGTGGCCCGCCACGCGCCCGCCGCCGCGAAGATGAACGCCTTCATCTGGAAGCTATTCGACGGCGAGGTCCACGCCGGGTACCACGAGATGTAAAGGCCATCGCCCCAACACAACTCGCGGCAGCTCGTAGCTCAGCGGGTTGAGCTCGAGCGTTCGGCGGCGGCCAGTGTGGCGGCGTGTGCGCGCAGGATGCGGCGGTGCTCGGGGCAATAGTCGAGCTGCTCGTGTCGGCAGTCGAGCAGGTGTCGCAAGACCACTTGCGCCTGCTGGATCTGCTCGATCTGCTCGTCGAGTTGGCGCACCTTGCCCGAGGTCATTGCCCGCCAACTTGATTCGTCACCATCGGACTGAGCGACAAACCGCGCGATCTCGGCGAGCGTGAAGCCGGCCGACTTGAGTAGATCGATGAAGGCGACCTGTTCGACCGCGCGTTCGTCGAAGCACCGTTTGCCACCCGCGCGTCCTGATGTTTGCAGCAGACCCTTGCGCTCGTAGAAGCGCAGCGCCGACGAAGCGAGTCCGGTGCGTTCGCGGAGTTCGGATATCGATAGTTCACCCATTGACTTGAACCGTAGTTCAACGTGAAGGGTTGACGGAAGCACGCCGTGCCCGCGGCGATAGACACCGGATTCGTGAGGAGTGGCAGTGGCTGACACAGCAGGTGTGGCGGTGGTGACCGGAGCCGGGCGAGGGATCGGGCTGGCGATCGTGCGCGCACTGGTCGACAACGGATTCACCGTGGTCGCCGGCAGTCGCACGATCACCCCACAGCTGCGCGCGGCGACTCCGGACGCGGTCGAGGTGGATCTGACCGGCGCGGACGGCTCGGTCCGCCTGATCCGCCACACGATGGACCGGCACGGCGGTATCGACCTGCTCGTCAACAATGTCGCAGGTACCTCGACCCCGGCCGGTGGCTTTCTCGCGCTCGGCGACGACTCGTGGCAGCACACCTTTGACGCGACGCTCATGTCAACCGTTCGCACGACCAGGGCAGCGTTGCCGAGTCTGCTGCATCGGCAGGGCACGATCGTCAACATCGGCTCGATCAACGCCAGACTGCCGCAGGCGCGGTTGGTCGCCCAGTCCGCCGCGAAGGCCGCGGTGTCGAATCTCGGCAAAGCGCTCGCCGAAGAGTTCGGCGGACAAGGTCTGCGCGTGAACACGATCTCCCCCGGCCCGGTGCTCACCGACCTGTGGACGACCCCCGGCGGCCCCGGCGACACCCTCGCCCGAAAAGCGGGCGTTCCGCTCAGCGACGTCGCGGCGCAACTACCCGCGATACTGGGCATGTCCACCGGCCGATTCACCAGCCCCGAGGAGATCGCGGCCCTCGTCGTGTTCCTCGCATCCGGCCACGCGCCGAACATCAGTGGCGCGGAACTGATCATCGACGGCGGCATGCTCAAGACCCTCTAGCTCGGAACCTCGGCGATCCTGCCGCGCCCCGACCTGGACGGTCGATCACCAGGTAATGGTGGCGGCGGCCTCTCGGCCGATACCGCCACCATTACCTGGTGATCAAGCGACCAAGATGCGCCACGCGCCGTACAGGCGGGGACCGGTTGCGAGATAACCGGTTCCGTCCGGTATCGCCGACCTGCGGGAGGATGCTGCCCATGGATCGCCTCATCGACCTGGACCTGGCCGCCGCCGAGATCCTCTCGCGCTTACCCGCGTGGACCGCGTCGGGACTGGTTCCCGGCCCGCTCACCTGGCGCGACGGGACGGCGCGCTGGCCTCGGCCACTCGAGACCGAGCGAACCCTCGTCACCGATCCCGACTCGGTCGGAGTGCAGATCGAGGATGGCGACGAACGAAATATCGTGCGCATCGTCCTCTTTCGTGGCGGGTGGGCCGATGTCGACGCCCTGGCCGGCGGCGAAGGCATAACGGAGAACCCGGACGTCAGCAGCGTGGCGGAATTCGGCGCCCTCCTCGACTCGGCGATCACACGGTTCATGAACGTCCGACGGCCACCGGCGATCTGAGCACACCCACTCGGCCGCCAAGACACCGGCTTTCCCGGCGACGCCAAAGCCAGCACGATGAGGCCTGATGCCAACGCGGAACCTCAACCGTTCGAAGCACTCTGCGAACTCGTTCCAGCTGCCACACCTGACCGCAACGGCTCGCGACGCCTCCGAACAACCGTGACATCGAACCCGATCGGGGACGGACCACACCTCTCGGAGACTGCGCCACGACGTGAAGCCAGGTCGCCCTGACCGGCAACCCGATCGACACCGCGCGCACCTTCGCCGGCCTCGCGGGCAAGTGCCCGCGCGTCGATGAGACGTGCACCCCTGACTCTGACTACGCAGCCGCGGCGCTGCTGGCCGCATTGCCAAACCTAGTACCTCTAGGTTATAAACTAGGGGCACAAGCAAAGGAGGGTCGACGTTGATGGCACGGGCGGGGCTCACCGCGGAGCGGATCACGCGGGCGGCGGCCGATCTCGCGGACGCGATCGGGTTCGACGGCGTCACGATGTCGGCGCTGGCCAAGCAGTTCGGGGTCAAGGACGCGAGCCTGTACTCCCACGTCAAGAACCTGCAGGAGCTGCGGGCGCGGGTGACGATGCTGGCGGCGGTGGAGAAGACCGAACTCATCGCGACCGCCGTCGCGGGGCGCGCGGGCCGTGACGCCCTCGCGGCGTTCGCGCACACCTGGCGCGATTACGCCCTGCGCCACCCGGGTCGCTACGCCGCGACTCAAGCGCCGGTGCCGCCCGGACTGGTGAATCCCGACCCCGCCCTCGCCCGCGGCATCGAACTCACCTACGGCATGCTGCGCGCCTACGGGCTGGCCGAGCCGGACCTCACCGACGCGGTCCGACTGCTGCGCAGCACTTTTCACGGCTATGCCGCATTGGAGGCCGGCGGCGGGTTCAACCATTCCCGCGACACGGCGGCCTCCTGGGAACGCATCATCGACGCCCTGCACGTCACGCTCGAGCAGTGGCCCCGCGAGAAGAAGGATGAATCATGAAGTCCGGCACGCTGCAAGTCCCTGGCGCAACGCTGTTCTATGAGGAACGCGGCAGCGGCCCGCTGCTTGTTCTGCTGCCGGGCAGTGGCGCCGACGCCGCGATGTTCGATCATGTCGCACAGGTGCTGGTGCCGCACTTCACGGTGCTGGCCGCCGACCCGCGCGGCTATTCGCGCAGCCCGCTCGACGGCCCGCCGGTGGATCAACGGGTCGAGGTGATGAGCGACGACATCCATCGCCTCATTGAAGACCGCGCTCCCGCAGGCGAATCCGTCTACGTCTTCGGGGCCAGCGGCGGTGCGGTGGTCGCGCTGGATCTGCTCGCTCGCCACCCCGAGCGGCTGGCCCTCGTCGTCGCCCACGAACCGCCGTCGTTCGGCGTGCTGCCCGACGCGGCGGACCATCGCGCGTTCGTCGACGAGGTCTACGCCCTGTTCCACCGCGAAGGCGCGGCCGTCGCCGGCGCCCATTTCGCGGCCGGTGTCGGCGCGCAACTGCGCGGCATGCCGGACCCGGCGACGCTGCCGCCGCGCGCCGCCGACATGGTCGCCCGGGTCATGGCCAACCTCCCGATCATGCTGGAACACGAACTGCGGCAGATCACTTCGTATCTACCCGACGAAACCGCGCTCACCGAGCACGCCGACCGACTCGTGCTCGCCGTCGGCGCCGAGTCCCCCGGCACCCTTCCCTACCGACCGGCCACCACCCTCGCCGAACGCCTCGGCGCCCGGCTGGTCGAATTCCCCGGCGGCCACGGCGGCCTCAACCAACACCCCGGACCCTTCGCCCAAAAACTCCTGGACCTCCTTCTCTCCGCCCGCACCGGCCCAAGCGCCACATAGAACACTCGTCGAAATCGGTCATATCAGGCTGGGTCAGTCGGGCGCTGCGCGGCAATCGACGGCGGTCCCGCGAGTGCCGCCAGCCGGTCGACTACCTCGGCCAACGGTTTGCTCGTATCGATCTCGACAGTCGCCACCGAGCGCAGCAATGGTTCGATTTCGGCGATATCGGCCATGATTCGTTCGCGTTCTGCGGCGGTCTTGCCGAAGGGGTTGGTGTCGCGATGCGCTATGCGGTCGAGGATGACCGGCACCGGGGCGCTGAGCAGGACGATCTCGTCGAATCGAGGATAGAACCGGACCTGGTTGCTTACGGCGCCTCCGATGAACAGTGGTTGGCCGGACCGTTCGTGGTGTGCGAGCAGTGCTTCGACGCGCGCTTCGCGCCACTGTGGCTCCGAGCCGGTGCCGTCGGCGTGTGGAAGTTCCTCGATCCAGTCGCCGTAATCGGTGTCCACCACCGGGAATCCCCGGTGCGCCAGCGCGATCAGCGCCGTGGATTTCCCGGTGCCGGACATGCCTGTCACCAAAATAGCCGCCACCGGTGGATCGTATGGGAGACCACGTCACTGCGCTCGAGGCGTACAGGCGTTGCGGCGCAACGTATATGCCGCTTGCTAATTGTCAGATCCGAACGATGCCGCAAGCTCAACAACTCTGCGCCGGGACCTGCTGTACGCCCACAAGGGGCATAATCCGCGCTCGCCTGCTCGACGCCTAGTCCGAGCAATCCTGGCTGTGAACGCGATAATCGCTTGAACCGCAGAGTATTACGAGGTTCGTCGCCGAGCAGGCTCGCGCCGATGACGGCGTCGGGATCGAGCGGGGCCGCCCGCGGCAGGTTCAGCGTGCGCGGTCGAAGACCAAGGCCATCTCACCCGATTCGCCGCTCTCCTGGTGAGTGAGCGTCCACTTCGAACCAGGCAGGCCGTCGTCGAACAACCGCTGTCCGCCCCCGGCGATCTCGGGGGTGATCATGAGGTATAGCCGGTCGATCAGGTCCGCGGCGAGCAGTGCCTTGACCACGGTCGGGCTGGTGTTGACGAGTATCTCGCCCTCGCCGGTCGTTCGGAGGTCGGTGATGACGTCGGCGGCCGGCGCGTCGACCACACGGGCGCGTTCCCACGGCGCTTCGGCCAAGGTGCTCGACAGGATCACCTTGTCGGTATCCACCAGCCACTTCGCGTACCCACGTTCGCGCGGATCGGCGTTTTCGTCTGTGGCGACTGTCGGCCAATATCCCAGGAATCCTTCGGCGCTGTTGCGGCCGAGTACCGCGATCGTCGCGTTCTCCCAGATGCGAGTGAGGTAGTTGCGCGCGACCTCGGTGCTGGCGTATGGGACGATCGCGCTGAGATCGCCGGGTCCGCCGGGTCCGTTGTAGCGCCCGTCGAGGGTGAGGCTGATGTTCGCGGTGACCCTGCGTGTGGTCGAGTTCGTCATGGCTGTACTTCCTTCTTCTTGTTGGTGATGACGTTGGCGAGATTGTCGAGTACCTGGCCCCAACCGGTTTCGATCCCGGCGATGTAAGAAACGGCCTCCACCGTCGTTTCAGCAATGCTCAGATCAAGATGCAGGAGGGTGCCCTCCGGGACGGCCGTGAGCCTCAGGTCGTAGTTGCTGGTGAACGCGACCGCCCCTGCCTCGTCGAGCACCGAGAGGTCGAAGACGAGCTGCTCCGGTTCGCTCGCGGCCTGGACTGATCCCACAGAGCGATACCGCCGCCCCTC
This genomic interval carries:
- a CDS encoding TetR/AcrR family transcriptional regulator; the encoded protein is MARAGLTAERITRAAADLADAIGFDGVTMSALAKQFGVKDASLYSHVKNLQELRARVTMLAAVEKTELIATAVAGRAGRDALAAFAHTWRDYALRHPGRYAATQAPVPPGLVNPDPALARGIELTYGMLRAYGLAEPDLTDAVRLLRSTFHGYAALEAGGGFNHSRDTAASWERIIDALHVTLEQWPREKKDES
- a CDS encoding alpha/beta fold hydrolase, with translation MKSGTLQVPGATLFYEERGSGPLLVLLPGSGADAAMFDHVAQVLVPHFTVLAADPRGYSRSPLDGPPVDQRVEVMSDDIHRLIEDRAPAGESVYVFGASGGAVVALDLLARHPERLALVVAHEPPSFGVLPDAADHRAFVDEVYALFHREGAAVAGAHFAAGVGAQLRGMPDPATLPPRAADMVARVMANLPIMLEHELRQITSYLPDETALTEHADRLVLAVGAESPGTLPYRPATTLAERLGARLVEFPGGHGGLNQHPGPFAQKLLDLLLSARTGPSAT
- a CDS encoding MerR family transcriptional regulator, translating into MGELSISELRERTGLASSALRFYERKGLLQTSGRAGGKRCFDERAVEQVAFIDLLKSAGFTLAEIARFVAQSDGDESSWRAMTSGKVRQLDEQIEQIQQAQVVLRHLLDCRHEQLDYCPEHRRILRAHAATLAAAERSSSTR
- a CDS encoding SDR family NAD(P)-dependent oxidoreductase; this translates as MADTAGVAVVTGAGRGIGLAIVRALVDNGFTVVAGSRTITPQLRAATPDAVEVDLTGADGSVRLIRHTMDRHGGIDLLVNNVAGTSTPAGGFLALGDDSWQHTFDATLMSTVRTTRAALPSLLHRQGTIVNIGSINARLPQARLVAQSAAKAAVSNLGKALAEEFGGQGLRVNTISPGPVLTDLWTTPGGPGDTLARKAGVPLSDVAAQLPAILGMSTGRFTSPEEIAALVVFLASGHAPNISGAELIIDGGMLKTL
- a CDS encoding shikimate kinase produces the protein MAAILVTGMSGTGKSTALIALAHRGFPVVDTDYGDWIEELPHADGTGSEPQWREARVEALLAHHERSGQPLFIGGAVSNQVRFYPRFDEIVLLSAPVPVILDRIAHRDTNPFGKTAAERERIMADIAEIEPLLRSVATVEIDTSKPLAEVVDRLAALAGPPSIAAQRPTDPA
- a CDS encoding dihydrofolate reductase family protein, whose amino-acid sequence is MTNSTTRRVTANISLTLDGRYNGPGGPGDLSAIVPYASTEVARNYLTRIWENATIAVLGRNSAEGFLGYWPTVATDENADPRERGYAKWLVDTDKVILSSTLAEAPWERARVVDAPAADVITDLRTTGEGEILVNTSPTVVKALLAADLIDRLYLMITPEIAGGGQRLFDDGLPGSKWTLTHQESGESGEMALVFDRAR
- a CDS encoding serine/threonine protein phosphatase, encoding MAAPRTVSPQRISAMLASCGDFELVELVDTGRVINVGVGGGATLIEVDGVPVFAKRIPLTDRELAEPGSTANLFDLPMFCQYGIGGPGFNAWRELAANIIVTDAVLAGETRSFPILYHWRVLPGRAPIADEHADIDAVVTAQGNSPAVRARLEALAAAPSSLVLFSEYIPHPITDWLREDPAGKAAAVEEQFSEIVTFLRDRGLLHMDGHFGNMRTDTERIYLTDFGLALSADFDLSDSERLFVEQHACYDADYAAMRLVNWLVTDIPMLPSGSPITRNEYVLQCAGGHIPPDVPPAIAAIVARHAPAAAKMNAFIWKLFDGEVHAGYHEM